A genomic region of Nocardioides plantarum contains the following coding sequences:
- the hisB gene encoding imidazoleglycerol-phosphate dehydratase HisB — MSRTARIERQTSESTVVVELDLDGSGRHDIATGVGFFDHMLTAFARHALVDLTVQTSGDVHIDAHHTVEDTAIALGQAIRQALGDKRGIRRFGDATVPLDEALVQAVVDVSGRPYCVHTGEPDGQAYVQLGGSGVSYLGSLTQHVFESISFHGHLALHVRVLAGREPHHIVETQFKAFARAFRDAVALDPRETGIPSTKGAL, encoded by the coding sequence ATGAGCAGGACCGCACGCATCGAGCGGCAGACCAGCGAGTCGACGGTCGTCGTCGAGCTCGACCTCGACGGCTCGGGTCGCCACGACATCGCGACCGGCGTCGGCTTCTTCGACCACATGCTCACCGCCTTCGCCCGCCACGCGCTGGTCGACCTCACCGTCCAGACCTCGGGCGACGTGCACATCGACGCCCACCACACCGTCGAGGACACCGCCATCGCGCTGGGCCAGGCGATCCGCCAGGCGCTGGGCGACAAGCGCGGCATCCGCCGGTTCGGCGACGCCACCGTGCCCCTCGACGAGGCGCTCGTGCAGGCCGTCGTCGACGTGTCCGGCCGGCCCTACTGCGTGCACACCGGCGAGCCCGACGGGCAGGCCTACGTGCAGCTGGGCGGGTCCGGCGTGTCCTACCTCGGCTCGCTGACCCAGCACGTCTTCGAGTCGATCTCCTTCCACGGCCACCTCGCGCTGCACGTGCGCGTGCTGGCCGGCCGCGAGCCGCACCACATCGTCGAGACGCAGTTCAAGGCGTTCGCGCGGGCGTTCCGCGACGCGGTCGCGCTCGACCCGCGCGAGACGGGCATCCCGTCGACCAAGGGTGCGCTGTGA
- a CDS encoding LON peptidase substrate-binding domain-containing protein, with translation MTVELPMFPLNSVLFPGLSVPLHVFEDRYRALVHHLLRVEDPTERVFGSVGIREGYEVGDHGAQSLFRVGCKALLTEIEANPDGSFDVVAVGLDRIQLDRLDTTGVFPVGHVEELGDPGAPVGEDVLERARATFTAYRQALSEIRSDPYEGTLPRDPIYLSWTLAACAPLPLSERQALLEADDAETRLVLVTDLLRSELRAMNVIASLPATEVARTRWSPN, from the coding sequence GTGACCGTCGAGCTGCCGATGTTCCCGCTGAACTCGGTGCTGTTCCCCGGGCTGAGCGTGCCGCTCCACGTGTTCGAGGACCGCTACCGCGCGCTCGTGCACCACCTGCTGCGCGTCGAGGACCCGACCGAGCGGGTCTTCGGCTCCGTCGGGATCCGGGAGGGCTACGAGGTCGGCGACCACGGCGCCCAGTCGCTGTTCCGGGTGGGGTGCAAGGCGCTGCTGACCGAGATCGAGGCCAACCCCGACGGCAGCTTCGACGTCGTCGCCGTCGGCCTCGACCGGATCCAGCTCGACCGGCTCGACACCACCGGCGTCTTCCCGGTGGGTCACGTCGAGGAGCTCGGCGACCCCGGTGCCCCCGTCGGCGAGGACGTGCTCGAGCGGGCGCGGGCGACGTTCACCGCCTACCGGCAGGCCCTGTCCGAGATCCGGTCCGACCCCTACGAGGGGACGCTCCCCCGCGACCCGATCTACCTGTCCTGGACCCTCGCCGCCTGCGCGCCGCTCCCGCTCTCCGAGCGCCAGGCCCTCCTCGAGGCCGACGACGCCGAGACCCGGCTGGTGCTGGTCACCGACCTGCTCCGCTCCGAGCTGCGCGCCATGAACGTGATCGCCTCGCTGCCGGCGACCGAGGTGGCCCGCACCCGCTGGAGCCCGAACTGA
- the priA gene encoding bifunctional 1-(5-phosphoribosyl)-5-((5-phosphoribosylamino)methylideneamino)imidazole-4-carboxamide isomerase/phosphoribosylanthranilate isomerase PriA has protein sequence MPDQPDQPYLQLLPAVDITEGRAVQLTQGVAGSERMYGDPVAAARRWQDAGAEWLHLVDLDAAFGRGSNRALQAEIVGALDIDVEMSGGIRDDESLTSALATGCRRVNIGTAAIENPEWCARVIAEHGDRIAIGLDVRGRTLAARGWTREGGDLYETLARLDAEGCARYVVTDVDKDGMLQGPNLQLLRDVCAATDRPVIASGGVTTLADVEALMGLVGDGVEGAIAGTALYEGRFTLEDALALTRGGAS, from the coding sequence GTGCCCGACCAGCCCGACCAGCCCTACCTCCAGCTGCTCCCCGCCGTCGACATCACCGAGGGCCGCGCCGTCCAGCTCACCCAGGGGGTCGCCGGCTCCGAGCGGATGTACGGCGACCCGGTCGCCGCCGCGCGCCGCTGGCAGGACGCCGGCGCCGAGTGGCTGCACCTGGTCGACCTCGACGCGGCGTTCGGACGCGGCAGCAACCGCGCACTGCAGGCCGAGATCGTCGGCGCCCTCGACATCGACGTCGAGATGAGCGGCGGTATCCGCGACGACGAGTCCCTCACCTCGGCCCTGGCCACCGGGTGCCGACGGGTCAACATCGGCACCGCTGCGATCGAGAACCCCGAGTGGTGCGCCCGGGTGATCGCCGAGCACGGCGACCGGATCGCCATCGGGCTCGACGTGCGCGGGCGCACGCTGGCCGCCCGCGGCTGGACCCGTGAGGGCGGCGACCTCTACGAGACCCTGGCCCGTCTCGACGCCGAGGGCTGCGCGCGCTACGTGGTCACCGACGTCGACAAGGACGGCATGCTCCAGGGCCCCAACCTGCAGCTGCTGCGCGACGTCTGCGCCGCCACCGACCGCCCGGTCATCGCCTCGGGCGGGGTCACCACGCTCGCCGACGTCGAGGCGCTGATGGGTCTAGTAGGGGACGGTGTCGAGGGGGCCATCGCCGGCACCGCGCTCTACGAGGGCCGCTTCACCCTCGAGGACGCGCTGGCGCTGACACGGGGAGGAGCGTCGTGA
- a CDS encoding DUF3352 domain-containing protein, translating into MSSNLPPAGPPAGPPSGPPTGPPSGPPSGPPLGAPFGTPPPPPFGAPELLDSGTGGGRIPPPPPAQGTGRGGRRKGLVVGGSLVGLAAVAGGAFAVYQLGFATGPQPAEALPASTVAYVSIDLDPSGKQKLEALETLKKFPAFDDSVDIDKDDDLRAKLFELAQKDGLCPGVDFGDDIEPWLGDRFGFAAVDVGEGLAPDSSGVAPVGVVQVKDAGEAEAGLKKLLACEDSDSANSAEGSGSAEGGGPAVDDAVPSPEDPETDPDDADGSTQGGWSIQGDWVVIAESTEIAEAVTDAAQDDALADDDDYQKWTDEAGDAGILTAYIAPGAGPFIADAIGGLGLGGDTCSYPTELDDFGDDFGDDLGDDLGDDLGSADCAQDGSGSDEETQAIEDSLEDFDGAAVTVRFEDGGLEVESASSVDFLGLDDLYRTDGGDDVVADLPGDTAIAFGMGFETGWFTTLTDYVESTSGGLFDIEDGIKAIEEQTGLQLPEDAETLAGESAAIAVGGDVDFTADSPADQPVGVKVQGDSDAVTGVLDKLLGRVGDDDLGGFAYQADGDHVAGSFSADWTKALLRDGDLGDDDDYQDVVAESGRAAAVLFVDFDEGDWLDRAVQADGGDEDLLANLEPLKAAGMSVWTDGDVSHSVIKVTTD; encoded by the coding sequence ATGTCCAGCAACCTCCCGCCCGCCGGCCCGCCCGCCGGCCCGCCCAGTGGCCCGCCCACCGGCCCACCCAGTGGCCCGCCTAGTGGCCCGCCGCTCGGGGCGCCGTTCGGTACGCCGCCCCCGCCCCCGTTCGGGGCGCCCGAGCTCCTCGACAGCGGCACCGGCGGCGGCCGGATCCCGCCGCCCCCGCCCGCCCAGGGCACCGGCCGCGGTGGCCGACGCAAGGGTCTCGTCGTCGGCGGCAGCCTCGTCGGCCTCGCCGCGGTCGCCGGCGGGGCCTTCGCCGTCTACCAGCTCGGTTTCGCGACCGGACCCCAGCCGGCCGAGGCCCTGCCCGCCTCGACGGTCGCCTACGTCAGCATCGACCTCGACCCGAGCGGCAAGCAGAAGCTCGAGGCCCTCGAGACGCTCAAGAAGTTCCCGGCGTTCGACGACAGCGTCGACATCGACAAGGACGACGACCTGCGTGCCAAGCTCTTCGAGCTGGCCCAGAAGGACGGCCTGTGCCCCGGCGTCGACTTCGGCGACGACATCGAGCCCTGGCTGGGCGACCGCTTCGGCTTCGCCGCGGTCGACGTGGGCGAGGGGCTCGCTCCCGACAGCTCGGGCGTCGCTCCCGTGGGTGTCGTCCAGGTCAAGGACGCAGGCGAGGCCGAGGCCGGCCTGAAGAAGCTGCTGGCGTGCGAGGACTCCGACAGCGCCAACAGCGCCGAGGGCTCCGGCAGTGCCGAGGGTGGTGGCCCCGCCGTCGACGACGCCGTCCCGTCCCCCGAGGACCCCGAGACCGATCCCGACGACGCCGACGGCAGCACCCAGGGCGGCTGGTCGATCCAGGGCGACTGGGTGGTCATCGCCGAGTCGACCGAGATCGCCGAGGCCGTCACCGACGCCGCGCAGGACGACGCGCTCGCCGATGACGACGACTACCAGAAGTGGACCGACGAGGCCGGCGACGCCGGCATCCTCACCGCCTACATCGCCCCCGGGGCGGGGCCGTTCATCGCCGACGCCATCGGCGGACTCGGGCTCGGCGGCGACACCTGCTCCTACCCGACCGAGCTCGACGACTTCGGCGACGACTTCGGCGACGACCTGGGCGACGACCTGGGCGACGACCTCGGGTCCGCGGACTGCGCCCAGGACGGGTCCGGCAGCGACGAGGAGACGCAGGCGATCGAGGACAGCCTCGAGGACTTCGACGGCGCAGCCGTCACCGTGCGGTTCGAGGACGGCGGCCTCGAGGTCGAGTCGGCCTCGAGCGTCGACTTCCTCGGCCTGGACGACCTCTACCGCACCGACGGGGGCGACGACGTCGTCGCCGACCTGCCCGGCGACACCGCGATCGCCTTCGGCATGGGGTTCGAGACGGGCTGGTTCACCACCCTCACCGACTACGTCGAGTCGACCAGCGGCGGCCTGTTCGACATCGAGGACGGCATCAAGGCCATCGAGGAGCAGACCGGTCTCCAGTTGCCCGAGGACGCCGAGACCCTCGCCGGCGAGTCGGCCGCGATCGCCGTCGGCGGCGACGTCGACTTCACCGCCGACAGCCCTGCGGACCAGCCGGTCGGCGTCAAGGTCCAGGGCGACTCCGACGCCGTCACCGGCGTCCTCGACAAGCTGCTCGGCCGCGTCGGCGACGACGACCTCGGCGGCTTCGCCTACCAGGCCGACGGCGACCACGTCGCAGGCAGCTTCTCCGCCGACTGGACCAAGGCGCTGCTCCGGGACGGCGACCTCGGCGACGACGACGACTACCAGGACGTCGTGGCCGAGTCCGGCCGGGCCGCGGCCGTGCTCTTCGTCGACTTCGACGAGGGCGACTGGCTCGATCGGGCGGTGCAGGCCGACGGCGGCGACGAGGACCTGCTCGCCAACCTCGAGCCGCTGAAGGCGGCCGGGATGTCGGTCTGGACCGACGGTGACGTGTCGCACAGCGTCATCAAGGTCACCACCGACTGA
- the hisD gene encoding histidinol dehydrogenase, which translates to MIRRIDLRGADRSTLDYRAAVPRADFDVEAAVPAVHEICEAVRTRGLEAILDYGRRFDGVDADDVRVPRAAIDQALEQLDPDVRAGLEESIARLRAASERELEHDVTTDFGPGARIVHRKVAVGRVGLYVPGGLAPLVSTVLMNVVPAQVAGVPSIALSSSPQQEFGGLPHPTILAACALLGIDEVYAVGGAQAIAMFAYGVGPCARVDMVTGPGNIYVVTAKRLLKGQIGIDSEAGPTEVAILADDSADPDYVAADLVAEAEHDPLAGAVLITDSEQLARQVEDRLETLVASTKHSERVHQALSGRQSAIVLVDDLDQGIAVADAYAAEHLEVQTRDAAAVAARIRNAGAIFVGDHAPTALGDYCAGSNHVLPTGGCACHSSGLSVRNFTKSIHVVDYSRQGLQAVADHVVTLAEAEDLPAHGESVRVRFSRTTR; encoded by the coding sequence ATGATCCGTCGTATCGACCTGCGTGGGGCCGACCGCTCCACGCTCGACTATCGAGCCGCCGTACCCCGCGCGGACTTCGACGTCGAGGCGGCGGTCCCGGCGGTGCATGAGATCTGCGAGGCGGTGCGCACCCGAGGGCTCGAGGCGATCCTCGACTACGGCCGGCGGTTCGACGGCGTCGACGCCGACGACGTCCGGGTCCCGCGCGCGGCCATCGACCAGGCGCTGGAGCAGCTCGACCCCGACGTCCGCGCCGGTCTCGAGGAGTCGATCGCGCGCCTGCGCGCCGCCAGCGAGCGCGAGCTCGAGCACGACGTGACCACCGACTTCGGGCCGGGCGCGCGCATCGTGCACCGCAAGGTCGCGGTCGGGCGCGTGGGGCTCTACGTCCCCGGCGGCCTCGCGCCGCTGGTCTCCACGGTGCTGATGAACGTCGTCCCGGCGCAGGTCGCCGGCGTCCCCTCCATCGCGCTGTCGTCCTCACCGCAGCAGGAGTTCGGCGGGCTGCCGCACCCGACGATCCTGGCGGCCTGCGCCCTGCTGGGCATCGACGAGGTCTACGCCGTCGGCGGCGCCCAGGCCATCGCGATGTTCGCCTACGGCGTCGGCCCCTGCGCGCGCGTCGACATGGTGACCGGGCCCGGCAACATCTACGTCGTCACGGCCAAGCGGCTGCTCAAGGGCCAGATCGGCATCGACTCCGAGGCCGGCCCGACCGAGGTCGCCATCCTCGCCGACGACAGCGCCGACCCCGACTACGTCGCCGCCGACCTGGTCGCCGAGGCCGAGCACGACCCGCTCGCCGGCGCGGTGCTGATCACCGACTCCGAGCAGCTCGCCCGGCAGGTCGAGGACCGGCTCGAGACCCTGGTCGCCTCCACCAAGCACAGCGAGCGGGTGCACCAGGCGCTGTCGGGCCGGCAGTCCGCCATCGTCCTGGTCGACGACCTCGACCAGGGCATCGCGGTCGCCGACGCCTACGCCGCCGAGCACCTCGAGGTGCAGACCCGCGACGCCGCTGCCGTGGCCGCCCGCATCCGCAACGCGGGCGCGATCTTCGTCGGCGACCACGCGCCCACCGCGCTCGGCGACTACTGCGCCGGCTCCAACCACGTGCTCCCCACGGGTGGCTGCGCCTGCCACAGCAGCGGGCTCTCGGTACGCAACTTCACCAAGTCGATCCACGTCGTCGACTACTCGCGACAAGGTCTGCAGGCCGTCGCCGACCACGTCGTGACGCTGGCCGAGGCCGAGGACCTCCCCGCGCACGGCGAGTCCGTCCGGGTCCGCTTCTCGCGAACCACGCGATGA
- a CDS encoding histidinol-phosphate transaminase, with the protein MTWPPLREELRGIEPYGAPQLSLERAPVQLNVNENPYGPSSAVVADIATAVAHAAVTLNRYPDRELVELRAGLAAYLSADTPHGVAPEQVWAANGSNEVMLQLLQAFGGPGRTALSFAPTYSMYPEYARDTSTRWVAGRRDGDFSLDLDAARALVEAERPSVVLLPSPNNPTGTALPQAAVTTLCEAVGDDGIVVVDEAYGEFRRTGVPSALELLPAHRNLVVTRTMSKAFAGAGLRLGYLAADPAICDAIRVVRLPYHLSAVTQAVALAALRHAPELLGRVDDLRAERDATVTWLREQGHEVADSDANFVLFGTFADRHAVWQDLLDQGVLIRETGPDGWLRVSVGTADEMTSFKDALTRATRESA; encoded by the coding sequence ATGACCTGGCCTCCCCTGCGGGAGGAGCTGCGCGGCATCGAGCCGTACGGCGCCCCCCAGCTCTCGCTCGAGCGCGCCCCCGTGCAGCTCAACGTCAACGAGAACCCCTACGGGCCCTCGTCCGCCGTCGTCGCCGACATCGCGACCGCCGTCGCCCACGCGGCGGTGACGCTCAACCGCTACCCCGACCGCGAGCTCGTCGAGCTGCGGGCCGGGCTCGCGGCGTACCTCTCGGCCGACACGCCCCACGGCGTCGCGCCCGAGCAGGTGTGGGCGGCCAACGGGTCCAACGAGGTCATGCTCCAGCTGCTCCAGGCCTTCGGGGGCCCGGGACGCACCGCGCTGAGCTTCGCCCCGACGTACTCGATGTATCCCGAGTACGCCCGCGACACCAGCACCCGCTGGGTCGCCGGGCGACGCGACGGCGACTTCAGCCTCGACCTCGACGCCGCCCGCGCGCTCGTCGAGGCCGAGCGTCCGTCGGTCGTGCTGCTGCCCTCGCCCAACAACCCCACCGGCACCGCCCTCCCGCAGGCCGCGGTGACGACGTTGTGCGAGGCCGTCGGCGACGACGGGATCGTCGTGGTCGACGAGGCCTACGGCGAGTTCCGCCGTACGGGCGTGCCGTCGGCGCTCGAGCTGCTGCCGGCCCACCGCAACCTGGTGGTGACGCGCACGATGAGCAAGGCCTTCGCCGGGGCGGGCCTGCGGCTGGGCTACCTCGCCGCCGACCCGGCGATCTGCGACGCGATCCGCGTGGTCCGGCTGCCCTACCACCTGTCGGCGGTCACGCAGGCCGTCGCGCTCGCCGCACTGCGGCACGCACCTGAGCTGCTCGGACGCGTCGACGACCTGCGCGCCGAGCGCGACGCGACGGTGACCTGGCTGCGCGAGCAGGGGCACGAGGTGGCCGACTCCGACGCCAACTTCGTGCTGTTCGGCACCTTCGCCGACCGCCACGCGGTGTGGCAGGACCTGCTCGATCAGGGCGTGCTGATCCGCGAGACTGGCCCCGACGGCTGGCTGCGTGTGTCGGTCGGCACGGCCGACGAGATGACGTCGTTCAAGGACGCCCTGACCCGGGCAACGAGGGAGAGCGCATGA
- the hisF gene encoding imidazole glycerol phosphate synthase subunit HisF → MSLAVRVIPCLDVDAGRVVKGINFVDLRDAGDPVELARTYDAEGADELTFLDISASHEGRATTMEIVSRCAEEVFIPLTVGGGVSSVADVDRLLRAGADKVAVNTAAITRPELVAEIADRFGNQVLVLSVDARRATDTDSGFEVTTHGGRTSAGLDAVAWAARAAELGAGEILLNAMDADGTQDGFDLDLIRLVRAAVSVPVIASGGAGRLDHFAPAVDAGADAVLAATVFHFGTLRVGEVKGALAGAGHPVR, encoded by the coding sequence GTGAGCCTCGCCGTCCGCGTCATCCCGTGCCTCGACGTCGACGCCGGCCGCGTGGTCAAGGGCATCAACTTCGTCGACCTGCGCGACGCCGGCGACCCCGTCGAGCTGGCCCGCACCTACGACGCCGAGGGCGCCGACGAGCTGACGTTCCTCGACATCTCCGCCTCCCACGAGGGTCGCGCGACCACGATGGAGATCGTGTCGCGCTGCGCCGAGGAGGTCTTCATCCCGTTGACCGTCGGGGGAGGCGTGAGCAGCGTCGCCGACGTCGACCGGCTGCTGCGTGCCGGCGCCGACAAGGTCGCGGTCAACACCGCCGCGATCACCCGGCCCGAGCTGGTCGCCGAGATCGCCGACCGCTTCGGCAACCAGGTGCTGGTGCTGTCGGTCGACGCCCGGCGTGCCACCGACACCGACTCCGGCTTCGAGGTCACCACCCACGGCGGCCGCACGTCCGCCGGCCTCGACGCCGTCGCCTGGGCCGCCCGGGCCGCCGAGCTCGGTGCGGGCGAGATCCTGCTCAACGCGATGGACGCCGACGGCACCCAGGACGGCTTCGACCTCGACCTGATCCGGCTCGTGCGGGCCGCGGTGTCGGTCCCGGTCATCGCCTCCGGCGGGGCCGGGCGGCTCGACCACTTCGCCCCGGCGGTCGACGCCGGGGCCGACGCCGTCCTGGCCGCCACGGTGTTCCACTTCGGCACCCTGCGCGTCGGCGAGGTCAAGGGTGCGCTGGCCGGGGCCGGCCACCCCGTGCGCTGA
- the hisH gene encoding imidazole glycerol phosphate synthase subunit HisH yields the protein MSAPSVVVLDYGSGNLRSVVRAVERAGAEVTLTDDFQAGLDADGLVVPGVGAYAACMAGLRAIKGDRLIGRRLAGGRPVLGICVGMQVLFERGVEHGVETDGCDEWPGAVERLQADVVPHMGWNTVETPPETSLFAGLEDERFYFVHSYAARTWDLVTTGHTRAPLVTWAEHGGDRFVAAVENGPLCATQFHPEKSGDAGAALLRNWVESL from the coding sequence GTGAGCGCCCCCTCCGTCGTCGTCCTCGACTACGGCTCGGGCAACCTGCGCTCGGTGGTGCGCGCCGTCGAGCGCGCCGGTGCCGAGGTCACGCTGACCGACGACTTCCAGGCGGGCCTCGACGCCGACGGGCTCGTCGTACCCGGGGTGGGGGCCTACGCCGCCTGCATGGCCGGGCTGCGCGCCATCAAGGGCGACCGCCTCATCGGACGACGCCTGGCCGGCGGCCGACCCGTCCTCGGCATCTGCGTCGGCATGCAGGTGCTGTTCGAGCGGGGCGTCGAGCACGGCGTCGAGACCGACGGCTGCGACGAGTGGCCCGGCGCCGTCGAGCGGCTGCAGGCCGACGTGGTGCCCCACATGGGCTGGAACACCGTCGAGACGCCCCCGGAGACCAGCCTGTTCGCCGGCCTCGAGGACGAGCGGTTCTACTTCGTGCACTCCTACGCCGCCCGCACCTGGGACCTCGTGACGACGGGTCACACCCGCGCGCCGCTGGTCACCTGGGCCGAGCACGGCGGCGACCGGTTCGTCGCCGCGGTCGAGAACGGCCCGCTGTGCGCCACGCAGTTCCACCCCGAGAAGTCCGGCGACGCCGGCGCGGCCCTGCTGCGCAACTGGGTCGAGAGCCTCTAG
- the ybaK gene encoding Cys-tRNA(Pro) deacylase codes for MPKKTSGGTPATVALTRAGVEFTIREYTHDPRVTSYGLEAAEALGVEPERVLKTLLADVDGRLVVGVVPVTGQLDLKALARAVGGRRAQMADPAAAERATGYVVGGISPVGQRRPHPTVVDASALEHPTVLVSGGRRGLDVELSPADLVAVTGATTAPVARP; via the coding sequence GTGCCCAAGAAGACCTCCGGCGGCACCCCCGCCACCGTCGCGCTGACCCGCGCCGGGGTCGAGTTCACGATCCGCGAGTACACCCACGACCCGCGCGTGACGTCGTACGGGCTCGAGGCGGCCGAGGCCCTGGGGGTCGAGCCGGAGCGGGTCCTCAAGACGCTGCTGGCCGACGTCGACGGGCGGCTGGTCGTCGGTGTCGTGCCCGTGACCGGCCAGCTCGACCTCAAGGCCCTCGCGCGGGCCGTCGGCGGACGGCGGGCCCAGATGGCCGATCCGGCTGCGGCCGAGCGGGCGACCGGCTACGTGGTGGGTGGCATCTCACCGGTGGGTCAGCGACGGCCGCACCCGACCGTGGTGGACGCCTCGGCCCTCGAGCACCCGACGGTGCTGGTGTCCGGCGGGCGCCGCGGCCTCGACGTCGAGCTCTCCCCCGCCGACCTCGTGGCGGTCACCGGCGCGACGACCGCCCCGGTCGCGCGTCCCTGA